The genomic region ACCCGAAGTTTTAGCAATATGATACTCTATTTTACCATTGAGTCCCTGGTCAGCATCCGATGCTTTAACTGTAGTTAAAATGGTACCTTTTGGAGAGTTTTCTGCTATGCTTGTCTTATAAACAGGCAGAAAACAAACTGGAGCGTTATCATTTGCGTCCTCAACTGTGATTATAATCGGAATTGTTCCAGACATCTGCGGGTCCCCGCCGTCCACGGCAGTAAGTAAAAGCGAAATATGTTCCTGTTTTTCTCGATCTAGAGGTTTTTGTAAAATCATTTCAACATTTTTAGTGCCGTCCGGCATATCTTgagtctttaaaataaaatgatcagcGGGATGTAAGAAATAGCTCTGTACACCGTTAAACCCAACGTCATCATCCACTGCTGTCTCTAAAACAAATTTAGCTCCTGTCAGAGATGATTCGCTTATatcaaatgtaatttctttATCTGCAAAAATCGGAGCATTATCATTTACGTCTAAAATTTCAACTGTAATGCTATAAAACTCCATTGGATTTTCCAAAGTAATCTGTAAATGCAGCGCGCAAGGCGTTGTCTGTCCGCACAGCGCCTCTCGGTCTATTCTCTCTTTGATAAGGAGGACTCCTCTTTCTTTATTCAGCTCGATGTATTCAGCACTGTCTCCTGTATAAATGCGCGCTTTACCCGATTTCAGTCTCTTTAAATCTAAACCCAAATCCTGGGCTATGTTCCCGACTAAAGAGCCTTTCGCCATTTCTTCAGGAATGGAGTAACTGATCTGCCCGAGAGCTGAACTGAGAGAGAGAAACCAAATAAACAGCAGTACTTGCCGCGCCATTGTTCTGTCCGACATTTATCAGAAGATCACGGGATGAAGAATAAAGCAGAAAACAACTAAATCAGTCCAAACAACTGGAGGAAGTCATGTATATGTCCAAAgtgaaaagaagaagaaaagtaTATCAGTCCAAGAGAAGGATATTCAATACAGGATCTCCGCGTTGTGCCTTCTCTCTCCTCTTCAGACTGCGCTCtcagcttctctctctctctaataatATGGAGATGATGGGGGTGGAACTGCAGCAGATCTGCTCTCTAAACTGACATATTGACCAACAGCGGCACTATGAGTCCAGTCTGATGAACTACagaacatttaaaatgaataaacctTTATCCTCAATGACAGACATATCGGAGAAAAGCAGTTTACTAAAGTTCtgaagcaaaataaataaataaataaataaataaataaataaataaataaataaataaataaataaatctaaaaccAATACAAATCTCTCTCGATATATACAATTCTGGCATGAGTTTGTGTAAATAAAGACTGAAGAGGAAAAATGCATTTCGTGTTTGATTAAGGTTTGCTGAGGCCATATGAGTATGAACACTATCATACAGACGGACACATATACCTTACATACAATTATACTCATAAGAAATATCTAACCAGGAAATAAATAGTGTATAGATGACTTTTGAACAGGAGGACAGGCCAATAAGCTGTTAAAGCTGAATGAAGATGATTTGCTGTAAAGAGATGCAGCTGAATATATGAGGTAAATGACGCGTCGCCGCGATTCAGGACCATGGTCAGAGGCAGAAAATCCAAAAGCTGAATAGAGTTTCTCACTTCTTgacaaaaacaagtgaaaatCATGCTAGAAAAACTTTAATGAACGAACTGTGAATGCCACACGTTAACATTATTGTTAACTGACACAATTAAAAAGAAACACACGGATGAAAATAAAACAGCAGATAATTCGTGCCATTTTCTGCTAAACtatttcaacatttttttttaaatataaagaacatttatttCAGAAAACCAGTCATCGACCGAGTCAACAATTCAAgcaaaattgttattttaaaatatcacaTAAATTAGTAATAAAATATTTCTCACCTGATCACCACAATCATCAAAgttcagtctctctctctgcgCATGCGTGAGTGTCTGTGTCCCACTGGTGTCCAGACTAATGATGCTCTCACTGCAAGGTCTGACGTATTTCAGATCACTCTTTCTGGAGTCAGTGGTTCTGCAAACCTCATAATTGTACACGTGCTGTAAAGTTCCTGTGCCGCCTACGTCTGCGTAAAGAGGCGGATAATACGGAATAACTGGAAGATTCGCTCCAGATTTATAAAACATCCGCTCGCGTCTCCATCTGTAGCATTTGACTGACAGTATGGCGATGATCGACACGATAAAGAGAAACGAAACCACAGCCAAGGCCAAGACCAGATAGAAAGTCAGGTTGTCGTTGTATTCCTTGTCGTGCGTAAAGTCAGTGAACTCCGAGAGCACTTCAGGGAAGCTGTCCGCCACCGCCACGTTAACATTGACTGTAGCTGATCGAGAGGGCTGCCCGTTGTCCTCCACTACAACAGTGAGTCTTTGTTTGACAGCATCTTTATCTGTCACTTGACGAACAGTTCTTATTTCTCCATTCTGTAAGCCCACTTCAAACAGCGCCCTGTCTGTGGCTTTCTGCAGTTTATATGAGAGCCAGGCATTCTGACCAGAGTCCACATCAACAGCCACCACTTTAGTCACCAGATAACCCACATCTGCCGAACGAGGCACTATTTCAGCCACCACAGAAGCGCCTGACTGGACCGGATACAGGACCTGAGGCGCGTTGTCATTCTGGTCCTGAATGACTATTTTCACGCTCGCGTTGCTGCTGAGAGGAGGAGAGCCTCCGTCCTGCGCTTTTACGCGGAACTGGAAATCTTTGATCTGCTCGTAATCGAAAGATCGCACTGCATGTATGACTCCACTATCAGCACTAACGGACACTAACGAGGACACGGGCACTCCGTTAACCGACGAGTCCTCCAGTATGTAAGACACACGGGCATTCTGGTTAAAATCTGCGTCTCTGGCTCTGACTGTGAATATGGAAAGACCCGGTGTGTTGTTTTCTTGAACAGAGGCCTCATATGAGCTTTTCTCAAAGACGGGCGCGTTATCATTCACATCTGATATCTGTAAGGACAGAGTGACGCTGCTGGAGAGAGAGGGCACGCCCTCATCAGAGCACGTCACACTGATGTTATACTCAGACTCTCGCTCTCGGTCTAAATCACTGTCTGTCACTAGACTGAAGAAATTAGTAGTGGTAGTCTTTAAGGCGAATGGATAATTCTCATTAATAAAGCATTGCACTTTGCCATTTTCATTAGAATCGAGGTCTTGCGTGTTGATAACAGTAACAACAGTGCTAGGTTTAGAATCCTCTGATAACATAGCTGACTTTGACATAATATTGATGACCGGCTTGTTATCATTGACATCTAAAACGTCGATAATTATTTTACTTGAATCTGTTAGCCCACCACGATCACTCGCtctaacatttatttgaaaatgtctggccttttcataatcaatatcACCAATTATTCTCAATTCGCCACTGTGTCTGTTTATTTCAAACATTTCAGGCACAGCGTCGTGAGTATTGGTAACTGAATATATAATTTCACCGTTTGAGCTCTGATCCGCATCAGAAGCTTTAACTGTAATGACAACTGTCCCTTTTGGCGAATTCTCTACGACAGTGGCTTTGTATTCAGAATGGGTGAAAACAGGCGCATTGTCATTAACATCAAGCACTTTTATACGAATCTGTGTTGTTCCAGATAGATGCGGATCACCTCCATCAACCGCTGTCAAAACTAAAGCAATATCTTCCTGTTTCTCACGATCTAGAGGTTTTTGCAAGACCATCTCAACTATTTTTCTACCATCTGCCTGACTATGCAGCTTTAATGAAAAATTATCGCTCAATGAAAGCATGTAGCTTTGAATGGCATTGGTCCCGACATCTTGGTCGACGGCTTGTTCAATATCAAATTTAGCCCCATTTACAGCAGATTCACTTATTTCAAAATAGGTATCTGGCTTGTTAAAATAAGGAGGATTGTCATTTATGTCGGTTACCTCGACAGTGACATGGTAAAATTCAATTGGGTTTTCCAGAATAATCTGAAAATGCAGCGCGCAAGGCGTTGTCTGTCCGCACAGCGCCTCTCGGTCTATTCTCTCTTTGATAAGGAGGACTCCTCTTTCTTTATTCAGCTCGATGTATTCAGCGCTGTCTCCTGTATAAATGCGCGCTTTACCCGATTTCAGCCTCTTTAAATCTAAACCCAAATCCTGCGCTATGTTCCCGACTAAAGAGCCTTTCGCCATTTCTTCAGGAATGGAGTAACTGACCTGCCCGAGAGCTGAACTGAGAGAGAGAAACCAAATAAACAGCAGTACTTGCCGCGCCATTGTTCTGTCCGACATTTTGCAGAAGATCACGGGATGAAGAATAAAGCAGAAAACAACTAAATCAGTCCAAACAACTGGAGGAAGTCATGTATATGTCCAAAgtgaaaagaagaagaaaagtaTATCAGTTCAAGAGAAGGATATTAAATACAGGATCTCCGCGTTGTGCCTTCTCTCTCCTCTTCAGACTGCGCTCtcagcttctctctctctctaataatATGGAGATGATGGGGGTGGAACTGCAGCAGATCTGCTCTCTAAACTGACATATTGACCAACAGCGGCACTATGAGTCCAGTCTGATGAACTACagaacatttaaaattaataaaacctTTATCCTCAATGACAGACATATCGGAGAAAAGCAGTTTACTAAAGTTCtgaagcaaaaaataaataaataaaaaatgtctaaaaCCAATACAAATCTCTCTCTCGATATATACAATTCTGGCATGAGTTTGTGTAAATAAAGACTGAAGAGTAAAAATGCATTTCGTGTTTGATTAAGGTTTGCTGAGGCCATATGAGTATGAACACTATCATACAAACGGACACATATACCTTACATACAATTATACACATAATAAATATCTAACCAGGAAATAAATAGTGTATAGATGACTTTTGAACAGGAGGACAGGCCAATAAGCTGTTAAAACTGAATAAAGATGATTTGCTGTAAAGAGATGCAGCTGAATATGTGAGGTAAATGACGCGTCGCCGCGATTCAGGACCATGGTCAGAGGCAGAAAATCCAAAAGCTGAATAGAGTTTCTCACTTCTTgacaaaaacaagtgaaaatCATTCAAGAAAAACTTAAATGAACGAACTGTGAATGCCACACGTTAACATTATTGTTACACAATCACCAGATAATTCCTGCCATTTTCTGCTAAacaatttttaacattttttaaaatagaaataacatttatttcagaAAACCAGTCAGCGACCGAGTCAACAATTCAAGcatatgttttttttcaaaGTATCAATTAGTAATAAAATATTTCTCACCTGATCACCACAATCCTCAAAgttcagtctctctctctgcgCATGCGTGAGTGTCTGTGTCCCACTGGTGTCCAGACTAATGATGCTCTCACTGCAAGGTCTGACGTATTTCAGATCACTCTTTCTGGAGTCAGTGGTTCTGCAAACCTCATAATTGTACACGTGCTGTAAAGTTCCTGTGCCGCCTACGTCTGCGTAAAGAGGCGGATAATACGGAATAACTGGAAGATTCGCTCCAGATTTATAAAACATCCGCTCGCGTCTCCATCTGAAGCATTTGACTGACAGTATGGCGATGATCGACACGATAAAAAGAAACGAAACCACAGCCAAGGCCAAGACCAGATAGAAAGTCAGGTTGTCGTTGTATTCCTTGTCGTGCGTAAAGTCAGTGAACTCTGAGAGCACTTCAGGGAAGCTGTCCGCCACCGCCACGTTAACATTGACTGTAGCTGATCGAGAGGGCTGCCCGTTGTCCTCCACTACAACAGTGAGTCTTTGTTTGACAGCATCTTTATCTGTCACTTGACGAACAGTTCTTATTTCTCCATTCTGTAAGCCCACTTCAAACAGCGCCCTGTCTGTGGCTTTCTGCAGTTTATATGAGAGCCAGGCATTCTGACCAGAGTCCACATCGACAGCCACCACTTTAGTCACCAGATAACCCACATCTGCCGAACGAGGCACTATTTCAGCCACCACAGAAGCGCCTGACTGGACCGGATACAGAACCTGAGGTGCGTTGTCATTCTGGTCCTGAATGATTATTTTCACGCTCGCGTTGCTGCTGAGAGGAGGAGAGCCTCCGTCCTGCGCTTTTACGCGGAACTGGAAATCTTTGATCTGCTCGTAATCGAAAGATCGCACTGCATGTATGACTCCACTATCAGCACTAACGGACACTAACGAGGACACGGGCACTCCGTTAACCGACGAGTCCTCCAGTATGTAAGACACACGGGCATTCTGGTTAAAATCTGCGTCTCTGGCTCTGACTGTGAATATGGAAAGACCCGGTGTGTTGTTTTCTTGAACAGAAGCCTCATATGAGCTCTTCTCAAAGACGGGCGCGTTATCATTCACATCTGATATCTGTAAGGAGAGAGTGACGCTGCTGGAGAGAGAGGGCACGCCCTCATCAGAGCACGTCACACTGATGTTATACTCAGACTCTCGCTCTCGGTCTAAATCACCATCTGTGACTAGACTGAAAAAATTAGTATTTGTTGACTTCAGGGTAAAGGGAATATTCTCATTGATTACACAATAAATTTTACCGTTTTCACCAGAGTCTGGGTCTTGCGCGTTTATCACAGTTACAACCGTTCCAGGATTAGAGTTTTCTGATAAACTGGTTAATTTAGACATTATATTGATGAGTGGTTTATTGTCATTTTCATCAATCACATCTACATCGATTTTACAAGAATCAGTCAGACCCCCGTCATCGCTCGCCTGTGCATGAATTTGATAATGCCGAGCTTTTTCATAATCTATATTCCCGGTTACTCTCACCTCACCGTTTGTTTCGTTAATTTCAAACAATTCCGGGACATTGTCGAGGGTATTTGTAATAGCATATTTTACTTTGCCGTTTGAGCCTTCGTCCAAATCTGAAGCGCTCACCATCGTTACAACTGTGCCTTTGAGGGCATTCTCCGTGATACTTCCTTTATATATTTTATGCGTAAAAACAGGCGCGTTGTCGTTGGCATCTAAAACCGTAATATGTATCTGCGCAGTACCAGATAATTGTGGATCCCCCCCATCTATCGCTGTCAGAACCAGAGACAAATGCTCCTGCTTTTCACGATCGAGGGCTTTCTGAAGAACCATTTCTACAAGCTTACTACCATCTGCCTGAGTTTGCAATTTCAATGAAAAATTATCAGTGGGCTTTAATGAATATGTCTGCAGGCCGTTTATTCCGACATCTAAATCCATCGCTCTCTCTAAAACAAATACTGCCCCAGTTACAGCTGACTCACTGATTCTGAATTTTATTTCATCCCTTTTAAAGGAAGGTGAATGGTCATTTATATCTATAACTTCAATTGTAACTGAGTAAAATTC from Pseudorasbora parva isolate DD20220531a chromosome 11, ASM2467924v1, whole genome shotgun sequence harbors:
- the LOC137092864 gene encoding protocadherin beta-16-like; amino-acid sequence: MSDRTMARQVLLFIWFLSLSSALGQVSYSIPEEMAKGSLVGNIAQDLGLDLKRLKSGKARIYTGDSAEYIELNKERGVLLIKERIDREALCGQTTPCALHLQIILENPIEFYSVTIEVIDINDHSPSFKRDEIKFRISESAVTGAVFVLERAMDLDVGINGLQTYSLKPTDNFSLKLQTQADGSKLVEMVLQKALDREKQEHLSLVLTAIDGGDPQLSGTAQIHITVLDANDNAPVFTHKIYKGSITENALKGTVVTMVSASDLDEGSNGKVKYAITNTLDNVPELFEINETNGEVRVTGNIDYEKARHYQIHAQASDDGGLTDSCKIDVDVIDENDNKPLINIMSKLTSLSENSNPGTVVTVINAQDPDSGENGKIYCVINENIPFTLKSTNTNFFSLVTDGDLDRERESEYNISVTCSDEGVPSLSSSVTLSLQISDVNDNAPVFEKSSYEASVQENNTPGLSIFTVRARDADFNQNARVSYILEDSSVNGVPVSSLVSVSADSGVIHAVRSFDYEQIKDFQFRVKAQDGGSPPLSSNASVKIIIQDQNDNAPQVLYPVQSGASVVAEIVPRSADVGYLVTKVVAVDVDSGQNAWLSYKLQKATDRALFEVGLQNGEIRTVRQVTDKDAVKQRLTVVVEDNGQPSRSATVNVNVAVADSFPEVLSEFTDFTHDKEYNDNLTFYLVLALAVVSFLFIVSIIAILSVKCFRWRRERMFYKSGANLPVIPYYPPLYADVGGTGTLQHVYNYEVCRTTDSRKSDLKYVRPCSESIISLDTSGTQTLTHAQRERLNFEDCGDQCSYSYGLSKP
- the LOC137092613 gene encoding protocadherin gamma-A2-like isoform X10 — protein: MSDRTMARQVLLFIWFLSLSSALGQVSYSIPEEMAKGSLVGNIAQDLGLDLKRLKSGKARIYTGDSAEYIELNKERGVLLIKERIDREALCGQTTPCALHFQIILENPIEFYHVTVEVTDINDNPPYFNKPDTYFEISESAVNGAKFDIEQAVDQDVGTNAIQSYMLSLSDNFSLKLHSQADGRKIVEMVLQKPLDREKQEDIALVLTAVDGGDPHLSGTTQIRIKVLDVNDNAPVFTHSEYKATVVENSPKGTVVITVKASDADQSSNGEIIYSVTNTHDAVPEMFEINRHSGELRIIGDIDYEKARHFQINVRASDRGGLTDSSKIIIDVLDVNDNKPVINIMSKSAMLSEDSKPSTVVTVINTQDLDSNENGKVQCFINENYPFALKTTTTNFFSLVTDSDLDRERESEYNISVTCSDEGVPSLSSSVTLSLQISDVNDNAPVFEKSSYEASVQENNTPGLSIFTVRARDADFNQNARVSYILEDSSVNGVPVSSLVSVSADSGVIHAVRSFDYEQIKDFQFRVKAQDGGSPPLSSNASVKIVIQDQNDNAPQVLYPVQSGASVVAEIVPRSADVGYLVTKVVAVDVDSGQNAWLSYKLQKATDRALFEVGLQNGEIRTVRQVTDKDAVKQRLTVVVEDNGQPSRSATVNVNVAVADSFPEVLSEFTDFTHDKEYNDNLTFYLVLALAVVSFLFIVSIIAILSVKCYRWRRERMFYKSGANLPVIPYYPPLYADVGGTGTLQHVYNYEVCRTTDSRKSDLKYVRPCSESIISLDTSGTQTLTHAQRERLNFDDCGDQQKPPNADWRFTQNQRPGPSGAAATPEVAVGTGPWPNPPTEAEQLQALMAAANEVSEATNTLAPGTMGLSTRYSPQFTLQHVPDYRQNVYIPGSTATLTSNQQQPQQALPPPQAVAASQPEPPKAAQTPASKKKSTKKEKK